The Cellulomonas sp. P24 genome contains a region encoding:
- a CDS encoding FAD:protein FMN transferase produces MTTDLPDAIADAVATLRAEAAAGTRRVWVEQIMGMPISVHVRGEEARGHAAEQAVARVFADLRAADAMFSTYREDSQISRIQRGELTIADSDPAVREVHRLCESARLRTDGYVDAWNSIPGRPGVFDPTVLVKTWAVARVARHFSAVPSLALAIGAGGDILLTPGDEPEPWTIGIQDPTDRARTIATFPIREGGTATSGLAARGAHIVDPHIGEAAVEVLSATVIGPSLMWADVWATAAVARGRSAIEWVSTLFGTSGLLVLADGTVHRWQNEV; encoded by the coding sequence GTGACCACCGACCTCCCGGACGCCATCGCCGACGCCGTCGCCACCCTGCGTGCCGAGGCGGCGGCCGGCACCCGTCGCGTGTGGGTCGAGCAGATCATGGGCATGCCGATCAGCGTGCACGTCCGCGGCGAGGAGGCCCGCGGTCACGCCGCCGAGCAGGCCGTCGCACGGGTCTTCGCCGACCTGCGCGCCGCCGACGCGATGTTCTCCACGTACCGCGAGGACTCGCAGATCAGCCGCATCCAGCGCGGCGAGCTGACGATCGCCGACAGCGACCCCGCGGTGCGGGAGGTCCACCGGCTGTGCGAGTCGGCCCGGCTGCGGACCGACGGGTACGTCGACGCGTGGAACTCGATCCCCGGACGCCCCGGGGTGTTCGACCCGACCGTCCTGGTCAAGACGTGGGCCGTCGCGCGCGTGGCACGGCACTTCAGCGCTGTCCCGTCCCTCGCGCTGGCCATCGGCGCCGGCGGGGACATCCTCCTGACCCCCGGGGACGAGCCGGAGCCGTGGACGATCGGCATCCAGGACCCGACGGACCGTGCACGCACCATCGCGACGTTCCCCATCCGCGAGGGCGGGACGGCGACGTCGGGACTCGCGGCGCGTGGGGCGCACATCGTCGACCCGCACATCGGCGAGGCCGCCGTCGAGGTGCTCTCGGCGACGGTGATCGGCCCGTCGCTCATGTGGGCCGACGTGTGGGCCACCGCCGCCGTGGCCCGGGGTCGGTCGGCGATCGAGTGGGTCAGCACGCTGTTCGGCACGAGCGGCCTGCTGGTGCTGGCCGACGGGACCGTGCACCGCTGGCAGAACGAGGTGTGA
- a CDS encoding VOC family protein, which produces MPRIVLTSIFVDDQDKALRFYTDVLGFVKKTEVAMGEHRWLTVAAPGDETGPELVLEPDDHPAVGPFKRALVADGIPFTSFAVADVRAEHARLVELGVRFTQEPLAIGPLTTAVLDDTCGNLVQLASQD; this is translated from the coding sequence ATGCCCCGCATCGTTCTCACCAGCATCTTCGTCGACGACCAGGACAAGGCGCTGCGGTTCTACACCGACGTCCTCGGCTTCGTGAAGAAGACCGAGGTCGCCATGGGCGAGCACCGGTGGCTGACGGTCGCCGCACCCGGCGACGAGACCGGGCCTGAGCTCGTCCTCGAGCCCGACGACCATCCCGCCGTCGGACCGTTCAAGCGCGCGCTCGTCGCCGACGGCATCCCGTTCACGTCCTTCGCGGTGGCCGACGTCCGTGCCGAGCACGCGCGACTCGTCGAGCTCGGCGTGCGGTTCACGCAGGAGCCCTTGGCGATCGGGCCGCTCACGACGGCCGTGCTCGACGACACCTGCGGGAACCTCGTGCAGCTCGCGTCGCAGGACTGA
- the trpS gene encoding tryptophan--tRNA ligase: MSTTVTTTTDSTAASFAVSAARSAQLEAQIAERPADFRVLTGDRPTGALHLGHYFGTLANRVRLQRAGVDVFVVIPDYQVITDRDSVGQLSRNVDELLLDYLAAGIDPDTATVFTHSAVPALNQLMLPFLSLVTAAELRRNPTVKAEAEATGERAMSGLLLTYPVHQAADILFCHGNLVPVGRDQLPHVETARLIARRFNERYAGGEVVFAEPDALLTGASVLLGIDGAKMSKSRGNAIELRSTEDETAALIRRAKTDAHRTITYDPVGRPEVASLLLTASMCTGADPVDVADSIGDRGAGALKVLVTEAVNEYFRPLRRRRSDLAGDPGYLRAVLARGNARANEIADDTLGHVRRVMDMTY, translated from the coding sequence GTGAGCACCACCGTGACCACCACCACCGACAGCACCGCCGCGTCGTTCGCCGTGTCCGCCGCGCGCAGCGCACAGCTTGAGGCTCAGATCGCTGAGCGTCCGGCCGACTTCCGGGTCCTGACCGGGGACCGACCCACCGGCGCCCTGCACCTCGGGCACTACTTCGGCACGCTCGCCAACCGGGTGCGCCTGCAGCGCGCCGGCGTCGACGTGTTCGTCGTCATCCCCGACTACCAGGTCATCACGGACCGGGACAGCGTCGGGCAGCTCTCACGGAACGTCGACGAGCTGCTGCTGGACTACCTCGCCGCCGGGATCGACCCGGACACCGCGACGGTGTTCACCCACAGTGCGGTGCCGGCGCTGAACCAGCTGATGCTGCCGTTCCTCAGCCTGGTCACCGCGGCGGAGCTGCGGCGCAACCCGACGGTGAAGGCCGAGGCGGAGGCCACCGGGGAACGAGCCATGAGCGGGCTGCTCCTGACCTACCCGGTGCACCAGGCTGCGGACATCCTGTTCTGCCATGGCAACCTCGTGCCGGTCGGCCGCGACCAGCTGCCGCACGTGGAGACCGCGCGGCTGATCGCCCGTCGCTTCAACGAGCGTTACGCAGGCGGTGAGGTCGTGTTCGCCGAGCCCGACGCTCTGCTCACCGGCGCGTCCGTCCTGCTCGGGATCGACGGCGCCAAGATGAGCAAGTCGCGCGGCAACGCGATCGAGCTGCGCAGCACCGAGGACGAGACCGCTGCGCTGATCCGCCGGGCCAAGACCGACGCGCACCGGACGATCACCTACGACCCGGTCGGCCGCCCGGAGGTCGCGAGCCTGCTGCTCACCGCATCCATGTGCACCGGGGCCGACCCCGTCGACGTTGCCGACTCGATCGGCGACCGCGGCGCCGGCGCCCTCAAGGTACTGGTGACCGAGGCGGTGAACGAGTACTTCCGTCCGCTCCGACGTCGGCGGAGCGACCTGGCGGGCGACCCCGGCTACCTCCGCGCGGTGCTGGCCCGCGGCAACGCCCGCGCCAACGAGATCGCCGACGACACCCTCGGCCACGTCCGCCGGGTCATGGACATGACGTACTAG
- a CDS encoding transposase: protein MIDDEDRGELVRLTRSSMVAAGLATRARIVLAAGSFRFSTDPELVAKVTDVVGPYLAPPQNSIVLYADEKSQIQASGRTAPVLPTRPHLIERRSADCVRAYPERELHLVMDNYAARTTPEVRDWLAANPRVVVHLTPTHASWMNLVAVWFLVIERQAIHRGTDTAVKDPNAKIRTFIDGGNDRAHPFIWTAAADDILKKANRKTTSDTRH, encoded by the coding sequence GTGATCGATGACGAGGACCGCGGGGAGCTGGTGCGGTTGACGAGGTCCTCGATGGTGGCGGCAGGGTTGGCGACACGGGCGCGGATCGTGCTGGCGGCCGGGTCGTTCCGGTTCTCCACCGACCCCGAGCTGGTCGCCAAGGTCACCGACGTCGTGGGGCCCTACCTCGCCCCACCCCAGAACTCGATCGTGCTGTACGCAGACGAGAAGTCCCAGATCCAGGCTTCCGGCCGCACCGCCCCGGTGCTGCCGACCCGGCCGCACCTGATCGAGCGCCGTTCGGCCGACTGCGTCCGCGCCTACCCCGAGCGCGAGCTGCACCTGGTCATGGACAACTACGCGGCCCGCACGACCCCCGAGGTCAGAGACTGGCTCGCCGCGAACCCCCGCGTGGTCGTCCACCTCACGCCCACCCACGCGTCGTGGATGAACCTGGTCGCGGTCTGGTTCTTGGTCATCGAACGCCAGGCGATCCACCGCGGCACCGACACCGCGGTCAAAGACCCGAATGCCAAGATCCGCACCTTCATCGACGGCGGGAACGACCGCGCCCACCCCTTCATCTGGACCGCAGCCGCCGACGACATCCTCAAGAAGGCCAACCGAAAGACAACGTCAGACACGCGGCACTAG
- a CDS encoding excinuclease ABC subunit UvrA — MPESVRIRGARVHNLKDISLDIPRDALVAFVGVSGSGKSSLVFDTIHTEAQRQLIETFSSFARRRLPKLSRPDVDDIENLSTSIVIDQKRLGRTLRSTVGTATEVATYLRLLFARCGDLDGAPSFIFSFNHPTGMCQACSGLGTLIRVDADQLLDTTKTLREGALTHPDWKVNGWNWRELMAIDLFDVDRPVSTFTAQERQLLLYGDDIPITRSHGGGTYAKTWRGAARRLERYFTDQAEDGAAPGKRDAYHQYLRYVECDTCSGSRLNERARSVRLAGLGIHEASTLELAELDGWLATITGPIADPLVHKMRRILSHLIDIGVGYLSLARSVASLSGGESQRVKMARQLDCDLVGMLYVLDEPSIGLHPRDVGKLVDLLRQLQLKGNSVLVVEHEPTVIASADHVVEIGPVAGRDGGHVVFAGPASDFAAADTLTARTLRGFRIAPRPRRPWGEAHAIRGARAHNLVDLDVDIPTCVLVALTGVAGSGKSTLMQEVFLPAHPEAVVVDQTAIGRSSRSVPATYLGLFDVLRKRFARHTGRPASQFSFNAAGACSECKGAGSIAVEMSFLDDVRTTCTTCGGRRYTDEVLALTWDGLNIWDVLSLTAVEALERFENDRDLRPTLQILVDVGLGYLTLGQPLSTLSGGEAQRLKLATELGKQGNLYVLDEPTTGLHATDTDRLMVLLDRLVDDGNSVIVIEHDMSVVARCDWVIDLGPEGGKQGGRLVATGTPEDVARAGIGYTAHYLAEVMALHPRAEST; from the coding sequence ATGCCTGAGTCGGTCCGGATCAGGGGCGCACGCGTCCACAATCTGAAGGACATCTCGCTCGACATCCCGCGGGACGCCCTGGTCGCCTTCGTGGGCGTGTCGGGGTCGGGCAAGTCGTCGCTGGTGTTCGACACGATCCACACCGAGGCCCAGCGTCAGCTCATCGAGACCTTCAGCTCGTTCGCCCGGCGTCGGCTGCCCAAGCTCAGCAGGCCCGACGTGGATGACATCGAGAACCTGTCGACCTCCATCGTGATCGACCAGAAGCGCCTCGGCCGGACACTGCGGTCCACTGTCGGCACGGCCACCGAGGTTGCCACCTACTTGCGGCTGCTGTTCGCGCGCTGCGGCGACCTGGACGGCGCGCCGTCATTCATCTTCAGCTTCAACCACCCGACCGGAATGTGTCAGGCCTGCTCCGGGCTGGGCACCCTCATCCGCGTCGACGCCGACCAACTTCTTGACACGACGAAGACCCTCCGCGAGGGCGCCCTGACGCATCCCGACTGGAAGGTGAACGGCTGGAACTGGCGCGAACTCATGGCGATCGACCTCTTCGACGTCGACCGGCCGGTATCGACCTTCACCGCTCAGGAACGCCAGCTCCTCCTCTACGGCGACGACATCCCGATCACCCGTTCCCATGGCGGCGGCACCTACGCCAAGACCTGGCGGGGCGCGGCCAGGCGCCTCGAGCGCTACTTCACCGACCAAGCCGAGGACGGCGCTGCGCCGGGCAAGCGCGATGCGTACCACCAGTACCTGCGCTATGTGGAGTGCGACACCTGCTCCGGCTCCCGCCTCAACGAGCGGGCCCGCTCCGTGCGGCTCGCCGGGCTCGGAATCCACGAGGCGTCCACCCTGGAACTGGCCGAGCTGGACGGCTGGCTGGCCACGATCACCGGGCCGATCGCCGACCCACTCGTGCACAAGATGCGGCGCATCCTCAGCCACCTGATCGACATCGGCGTCGGCTACCTCTCCTTGGCGCGCAGCGTGGCCAGCCTGTCGGGCGGCGAGAGCCAGCGCGTCAAGATGGCCCGCCAGCTCGACTGCGACCTCGTGGGCATGCTGTACGTCCTCGACGAGCCGTCCATCGGACTCCACCCTCGCGACGTCGGCAAGCTGGTCGACCTGCTGCGACAGCTCCAGCTGAAGGGCAACTCCGTCCTCGTGGTGGAGCACGAGCCGACCGTCATCGCATCCGCCGACCACGTGGTCGAGATCGGCCCCGTCGCGGGCCGGGACGGCGGCCACGTCGTCTTTGCCGGGCCGGCGTCCGACTTCGCGGCGGCCGACACCCTCACGGCCCGGACGTTGCGGGGCTTCAGGATCGCGCCGCGTCCCCGGCGTCCCTGGGGCGAGGCACACGCAATCCGGGGCGCGCGCGCACACAACCTGGTCGACCTCGACGTCGACATCCCGACGTGCGTCCTCGTCGCGCTCACCGGAGTCGCCGGAAGCGGAAAGAGCACGCTCATGCAGGAGGTGTTCCTGCCCGCGCATCCCGAGGCCGTCGTAGTGGACCAGACTGCGATCGGGCGCAGCAGTCGGTCGGTCCCCGCCACCTACCTGGGGTTGTTCGACGTCCTGCGGAAGCGTTTCGCACGACACACCGGACGGCCGGCGTCCCAGTTCAGCTTCAATGCTGCCGGCGCCTGCTCGGAGTGCAAGGGTGCGGGTTCGATCGCGGTCGAGATGTCGTTCCTGGACGACGTGCGCACGACGTGCACGACCTGCGGCGGGCGCCGCTACACCGACGAGGTTCTCGCCCTCACCTGGGATGGCCTCAACATCTGGGATGTCCTGTCCCTCACCGCGGTCGAGGCCTTGGAGCGGTTCGAGAATGACCGGGATCTGCGACCCACCCTCCAGATCCTCGTCGACGTGGGCCTCGGCTACCTGACGCTCGGCCAGCCCCTGTCGACGCTGTCCGGCGGTGAGGCCCAACGCCTCAAGCTGGCCACCGAGCTCGGGAAGCAGGGCAACCTGTACGTGCTCGACGAGCCAACCACCGGACTCCATGCCACCGACACAGACAGGCTCATGGTCCTCCTGGACCGGCTCGTGGACGACGGCAACTCCGTCATCGTCATCGAACACGACATGTCCGTCGTCGCCCGCTGCGACTGGGTCATCGACCTCGGCCCCGAGGGCGGCAAGCAGGGCGGACGCCTCGTGGCCACCGGCACCCCCGAAGACGTGGCACGTGCAGGAATCGGGTACACCGCCCACTACCTCGCAGAGGTCATGGCCCTGCACCCTCGGGCCGAAAGCACCTAG
- a CDS encoding nuclease-related domain-containing protein yields MRPAALQPLSATADSSAMGEFEIRNWRRYGKDRTYVIDTGTGVQIGYRDNLSGALIPADPTTAQILSRWAALADAGFAFAEAVPVVVDAASAEQPSAPTAPSGLAEGPGAFARFADEDLSARRPGYAARARAREELEARRAEVGKVRTWLGRLVDAHTDERAWRIGADAEESIGEELERLITHGWRVLHSVPVGAGDSDIDHVLIGPPGVLTVNSKHHPGANVWVVPKQIRVNNQPVPYLRNSRHEAARAAKLLTAAAGFPVPATAVLIFRLGSGSLTIREHPGDVLVYRATKAFTALRNLPPRLTVAQVGALYEAARWHSTWQPR; encoded by the coding sequence GTGAGGCCCGCGGCGCTTCAGCCGCTGTCTGCGACTGCCGATTCATCGGCCATGGGGGAATTCGAGATCAGGAACTGGCGCCGATATGGCAAGGACCGCACCTACGTCATCGACACCGGCACAGGCGTACAGATCGGCTACCGGGACAACCTCAGTGGAGCGCTGATACCTGCGGACCCAACGACGGCCCAGATCCTGTCCCGCTGGGCCGCACTTGCCGACGCCGGGTTCGCCTTCGCCGAAGCCGTTCCCGTCGTGGTCGACGCCGCCTCCGCCGAGCAGCCGTCTGCCCCAACAGCCCCAAGCGGGCTCGCCGAAGGGCCGGGCGCCTTCGCCCGGTTCGCCGACGAAGACTTGAGCGCGCGCCGGCCCGGGTATGCGGCCCGCGCTCGGGCGCGCGAGGAGCTCGAGGCGCGACGGGCTGAGGTCGGCAAGGTTCGAACATGGCTCGGACGACTCGTCGACGCCCACACCGATGAGCGCGCCTGGCGCATCGGCGCCGATGCCGAGGAGTCCATCGGGGAAGAACTCGAGCGCCTCATCACGCACGGGTGGCGGGTCCTGCATTCGGTTCCGGTCGGAGCGGGCGACTCCGACATCGACCACGTCCTCATCGGCCCGCCGGGAGTCCTTACCGTGAACTCCAAGCACCACCCCGGCGCCAACGTCTGGGTCGTGCCCAAGCAGATCAGAGTCAACAACCAGCCCGTGCCCTATTTGAGGAACTCCCGACATGAAGCCGCTCGCGCCGCGAAGCTGCTCACTGCCGCCGCTGGATTCCCCGTCCCCGCGACCGCTGTCCTGATCTTTCGTCTCGGATCGGGATCGCTGACGATCCGTGAGCACCCCGGCGACGTCCTGGTCTACCGCGCCACCAAGGCGTTCACGGCGCTGCGCAACCTTCCGCCGCGCTTGACGGTCGCGCAGGTTGGCGCACTCTACGAGGCGGCCCGGTGGCACTCGACGTGGCAGCCGCGCTGA
- a CDS encoding peptidase E: MKGTIVTLGGGGFSMSDDGSSAIDDYLLELTGKARPRVCFVPTASGDADGYSQRFEAAFAGRADTTVLSLFCHAPWGYSEPGVLLDQDVIYVGGGSTANLLAVWRLHGLPDVLEQAAANGTVLAGISAGMNCWFEASSTDSFGPLAPLADGLGFLPGSACPHYLGEPDRRAAYQRWVATGALGDGYAVDEYAAIVWQDGQFSEAVAEQKRRPVFRVERTADGAVEHELPVRLLTSAQG; the protein is encoded by the coding sequence ATGAAGGGGACGATCGTCACCCTCGGCGGTGGTGGCTTCTCCATGTCCGACGACGGGTCGTCGGCGATCGATGACTACCTCCTCGAGCTGACCGGCAAGGCCCGTCCTCGCGTGTGCTTCGTCCCGACCGCGAGCGGCGACGCCGACGGGTACAGCCAACGGTTCGAGGCGGCGTTCGCCGGCCGTGCCGACACGACCGTGCTGTCGCTCTTCTGTCACGCGCCGTGGGGCTACTCCGAGCCGGGCGTGCTGCTGGACCAGGACGTGATCTACGTCGGCGGGGGCTCGACCGCCAACCTGCTCGCGGTGTGGCGGCTTCACGGTCTGCCGGACGTGCTGGAGCAGGCCGCCGCCAACGGCACCGTGCTCGCGGGGATCAGCGCGGGTATGAACTGCTGGTTCGAGGCGTCGTCGACGGACTCGTTCGGGCCGCTCGCCCCGCTCGCCGACGGGCTCGGCTTCCTCCCGGGGAGCGCCTGCCCGCACTACCTGGGCGAACCTGACCGTCGTGCGGCCTACCAGCGGTGGGTGGCGACGGGCGCACTGGGCGACGGGTACGCCGTTGACGAGTACGCCGCGATCGTCTGGCAAGACGGACAGTTCTCCGAGGCGGTCGCCGAGCAGAAGCGACGGCCCGTCTTCCGGGTCGAACGCACAGCCGATGGTGCGGTCGAGCACGAGCTCCCGGTCCGCCTGCTCACCAGCGCACAGGGCTGA